From the genome of Thermodesulfobacteriota bacterium, one region includes:
- the folE gene encoding GTP cyclohydrolase I FolE — protein MSIATAVREILTEIGEDPDRQGLKNTPDRVARMYKELTTGYMISPQQMINGAIYDIKYDEMVVVKDIEFYSLCEHHLLPFFGKCSVAYIPDGKVIGLSKIPRIIEVFARRLQIQEAMTVQIADFLNDTLKPQGVAVVAEAYHLCMAMRGVEKSEASMLTSSMRGVFKKDERTRIEFLSLIGKR, from the coding sequence ATGAGTATAGCGACAGCCGTGCGGGAGATTCTTACAGAGATTGGAGAAGATCCTGACAGACAGGGGCTTAAAAATACACCTGATAGGGTTGCAAGGATGTATAAAGAGCTTACAACTGGTTATATGATCTCACCTCAACAAATGATAAACGGTGCTATCTACGATATTAAGTATGATGAGATGGTAGTAGTCAAGGACATAGAGTTTTATAGCCTCTGCGAACATCATCTGCTCCCCTTTTTTGGTAAGTGCAGCGTCGCATATATTCCGGATGGGAAAGTAATAGGGCTTAGCAAGATACCGAGGATTATCGAGGTTTTTGCACGACGTCTTCAGATACAAGAGGCAATGACTGTTCAGATCGCGGATTTCTTAAATGATACTCTTAAACCCCAGGGTGTAGCTGTGGTTGCAGAAGCATATCATCTTTGTATGGCCATGAGGGGGGTTGAGAAATCTGAGGCTAGCATGTTAACCAGCTCTATGCGTGGGGTGTTTAAAAAGGATGAGAGGACAAGAATAGAATTTTTAAGCTTGATAGGTAAGCGTTGA
- the hemA gene encoding glutamyl-tRNA reductase, which produces MHRIVVVGLDYKSAPVELRERLAFSQSMLELGLEELYAKRYVQECLILSTCNRVEVYAVSDNIEECVESIREFLSDFHRLSLDSFAHVLNISIGHMAIRHLFSVASSIDSMVIGEPQILGQVKQAYKSAVFKQTVGLILNRLFHTAFFVAKKVRAQTKIGTQAVSVSYVAVELAKRIFDDLSKRRVMLIGAGDMGELAAQHLINSGIRDLIIASRRYDSSEALASKLNGNPISMDEVYYFLKETDIVITATGSSEYIIKPHHMREALKLRNNEPIFMIDIAVPRDIDPRVEEISNIYLYDIDDLRGVTDENMESRRENAKLAEEIVLQTERKFQGWLNGLKVVPTIVKLRSKLEIIKEAELRKALDKLGSDDEKVKNIIESMASGIVGKILHDPLTNLKKESSTSLGALYMDSMQKLFELDNEFKVFEEEEDEADVKDWE; this is translated from the coding sequence ATGCATCGGATAGTAGTCGTAGGGCTAGATTATAAGTCTGCTCCTGTAGAACTCAGAGAGCGTTTAGCCTTTTCACAATCTATGTTGGAATTGGGTCTCGAAGAGCTATATGCAAAAAGATATGTCCAGGAGTGTCTTATCTTATCTACCTGCAACCGTGTTGAGGTGTATGCTGTTTCTGACAATATTGAGGAATGTGTTGAAAGTATAAGGGAGTTTCTTTCGGACTTTCACAGGTTATCATTAGATTCGTTTGCTCACGTACTCAATATCTCCATAGGACACATGGCAATAAGGCATTTATTCAGTGTCGCTTCCAGCATAGACTCTATGGTTATTGGGGAGCCTCAAATACTTGGGCAGGTAAAACAGGCATACAAGTCAGCCGTTTTCAAGCAGACAGTCGGTTTAATCTTGAATCGACTGTTTCATACCGCTTTTTTCGTGGCTAAAAAGGTTAGGGCTCAGACCAAAATAGGCACGCAGGCGGTTTCGGTAAGTTATGTCGCTGTAGAGCTTGCAAAGAGGATATTTGATGATCTATCAAAAAGAAGGGTCATGCTGATTGGTGCTGGAGATATGGGGGAACTTGCTGCTCAACATCTGATTAACAGCGGTATAAGGGATTTAATTATAGCAAGTCGGCGGTATGACAGCTCTGAAGCACTTGCGAGTAAACTTAATGGAAACCCGATAAGTATGGATGAGGTTTATTATTTTCTGAAGGAAACTGACATTGTGATAACCGCTACTGGGTCGTCTGAGTATATTATTAAACCTCACCATATGCGGGAAGCCCTCAAGCTGAGAAATAATGAGCCAATTTTTATGATTGATATTGCAGTTCCACGCGATATAGATCCGAGGGTTGAAGAAATATCAAACATCTATCTTTACGATATCGATGATCTAAGAGGCGTGACGGATGAAAATATGGAGTCCAGGCGGGAAAATGCCAAATTGGCCGAAGAAATTGTACTTCAAACTGAAAGAAAGTTCCAAGGGTGGCTAAATGGTTTGAAGGTGGTGCCGACAATAGTTAAGCTGAGGAGTAAGCTCGAGATTATTAAGGAAGCGGAGTTAAGAAAGGCACTCGATAAGTTGGGAAGCGATGACGAAAAGGTTAAGAATATAATTGAAAGCATGGCTTCGGGAATCGTTGGAAAGATACTTCATGATCCGCTGACAAATTTGAAGAAGGAATCCTCTACGTCTTTAGGTGCCCTATATATGGATTCAATGCAAAAATTGTTTGAGCTTGACAACGAATTTAAGGTCTTTGAAGAAGAGGAAGATGAAGCAGACGTTAAGGATTGGGAGTAG
- a CDS encoding 6-carboxytetrahydropterin synthase, which produces MPREICSITKVYHFSAGHRLFLKDVSEEENFRIFGKCTNPKGHGHDYYLEVRVSGHIDPDTGMIISISELDDITGDVIDELDHKRLDIEVPYFTDVQASGENIVKYFWLQLRPRIKKGELSYLKLWETQNNYFEYFEEEPS; this is translated from the coding sequence ATGCCAAGGGAGATTTGTAGTATAACAAAAGTGTATCACTTCTCGGCAGGACATCGACTTTTTCTAAAAGATGTGTCAGAGGAAGAAAATTTTCGAATTTTTGGCAAATGCACCAATCCTAAAGGGCATGGGCATGATTACTATTTAGAGGTAAGGGTTAGTGGACATATTGATCCAGATACGGGAATGATAATAAGTATTAGTGAGCTGGATGACATAACGGGAGATGTCATCGATGAATTAGATCATAAAAGGCTTGATATTGAAGTTCCCTATTTTACAGATGTGCAAGCCTCTGGAGAGAACATTGTGAAGTACTTTTGGTTACAACTTAGACCAAGGATAAAAAAAGGGGAACTCAGTTATCTGAAACTCTGGGAAACGCAAAATAACTATTTCGAGTATTTTGAGGAGGAACCTTCATAA